The Juglans microcarpa x Juglans regia isolate MS1-56 chromosome 8S, Jm3101_v1.0, whole genome shotgun sequence genome has a window encoding:
- the LOC121245000 gene encoding uncharacterized protein LOC121245000, with protein MEIPVINRLSSMQNPSLLSRVLSVSGFEASSFWKLGALILAIVASFGTLVNGIKVFIVKIKRVNSIASEPLLKFVVDDYTDSEDETCSLSSSYLDDEEEDSDDDDDEPKLHRYQPMDDDFRVAGGSGRYVESHGENPKPKLRRGFSWADLTGGRSVVKLWDKLGSGLDFDDDGTAGDESYSSVFSVYQTNRDQRIVSLWGGTPAAASKSAPVIVAARRTSGSGDVSLGVWDSRLRRRIPAIFAEWRPQLGKIVGIGCGGVEKVYVRDDASADLTVGDMRNVSSPLTNVTASDMDSWWDADDAVFVEDEQPRGESN; from the coding sequence ATGGAAATCCCAGTGATCAACAGGCTAAGCTCGATGCAGAATCCTTCATTGCTTTCTCGGGTTCTTTCGGTTTCTGGGTTCGAAGCCTCCAGCTTTTGGAAATTGGGCGCCTTGATTCTTGCGATCGTCGCATCTTTTGGCACCCTGGTGAACGGAATTAAGGTTTTCATTGTCAAAATCAAGAGAGTGAATTCTATAGCTTCGGAGCCTCTTCTGAAATTCGTCGTCGACGATTATACAGACAGCGAGGACGAAACTTGTTCGTTGTCGTCTTCTTATTTGGATGACGAAGAAGAAGACAGcgatgacgacgacgacgaaCCCAAATTGCATCGGTACCAACCCATGGATGATGATTTCCGGGTGGCAGGCGGTTCGGGTCGTTATGTGGAAAGCCACGGGGAGAATCCTAAACCAAAGCTCCGGCGTGGGTTTTCGTGGGCGGACTTGACCGGCGGCAGGAGCGTTGTTAAGCTGTGGGACAAACTAGGCTCGGGGTTAGACTTCGATGATGACGGCACCGCCGGCGATGAATCCTATTCCAGTGTGTTCTCCGTGTACCAAACCAACAGAGATCAGAGAATCGTCTCCCTCTGGGGAGGGACACCGGCGGCTGCCTCCAAATCAGCGCCTGTAATCGTGGCGGCGAGGAGGACGAGCGGGTCCGGCGACGTATCGTTGGGGGTTTGGGACTCACGCCTCCGGCGTCGGATACCGGCGATATTTGCCGAGTGGCGGCCCCAGCTAGGAAAGATCGTCGGTATCGGATGCGGCGGCGTCGAGAAGGTCTACGTCAGGGATGATGCCAGCGCTGACCTAACCGTTGGTGACATGAGGAACGTAAGCTCGCCGTTAACAAATGTAACTGCGTCCGACATGGATTCCTGGTGGGACGCGGACGACGCCGTTTTTGTCGAGGACGAGCAACCACGTGGTGAAAGTAACTGA
- the LOC121244653 gene encoding endonuclease 2 isoform X2 — MKCCRVQILALVSLMLLFPAAIDGWGIDGHYIVCTIAQSRLNKAAAEIVKELLPKSAENDLGSVCSWADGVKFRYPWSRSLHYVNTPDVCNYNFKRDCKDESEEEGRCVAGAVKNYTQQLLTIDRNRQNNLTEALLFYSHFMGDIHQPLHAGFASDKGGNTIEVHWYTRKQNLHHIWDNNIIETAQERFYDSNINDMIDAIQTNITTEWADQVKRWESCSYTDTTCANVLIFICTNGHIVFYPLLPLILSQHVHETDMHLKASKQPVTGHTKV, encoded by the exons ATGAAGTGTTGCAGAGTCCAGATCTTAGCTCTTGTGTCACTGATGCTTCTATTCCCAGCCGCCATTGATGGTTGGGGTATTGATGGGCATTACATAGTTTGCACAATTGCTCAG TCACGCTTGAACAAGGCAGCAGCAGAGATCGTGAAAGAGTTGCTTCCAAAATCTGCAGAGAATGACTTGGGAAGTGTGTGTTCATGGGCGGATGGGGTCAAGTTTAGGTATCCCTGGTCAAGATCCCTCCACTATGTGAACACCCCTGATGTTTGCAACTACAACTTCAAAA GGGATTGCAAGGATGAAAGTGAAGAGGAGGGTAGGTGCGTTGCAGGGGCAGTCAAAAATTACACGCAGCAGTTGTTAACCATTGACAGAAATCGGCAGA ACAACCTTACAGAGGCACTTCTATTTTACTCCCATTTTATGGGAGACATTCATCAG CCTCTACACGCTGGTTTTGCTTCAGACAAGGGAGGGAATACGATTGAGGTCCATTGGTATACAAGAAAGCAAAATCTTCACCAT ATATGGGACAACAACATAATAGAGACAGCACAAGAAAGGTTCTACGATTCAAATATCAATGACATGATCGATGCAATTCAGACAAATATTACG ACTGAATGGGCAGATCAAGTTAAGAGATGGGAGAGCTGCAGTTATACTGATACAACATGTGCAAACGT CCTTATCTTCATTTGCACAAATGGACACATTGTTTTCTATCCTTTATTGCCACTTATCCTATCTCAACATGTTCATGAAACTG